The DNA window AGACCATCAGAGTTGCTTGCTTCCAATATTGGAGGGGCAACTCTTTCAGTAAATTCTTTAGAATCTGCACTTAAGaaaccaaaatttgttttagcGCAGCAGGAAAACAATTGAATGTTTGTGAGCTCTGATATATGAACAGAAATAGCAATTTTACCTTTCAGAGGATAGTTCTCTGTATATGATTCTTCagaaaacaataaatcaaTCGGGTATGGAAAATGATTTGGTGGagctgtgtgtgtgtgtgcatttTGTACAGAGTGGAATGGTGAGAAAACATCCATTTCCTATGTGGCAGTGAAACTGGTCTGTTGTTGATTGCCATCATGTTCTATTTGTTTCATCTGCtgattatttgaaattttactattttcagTGCTTAAGTCTGAAGGCCTGTCTATCTGTCCCGTTTGTTGGTAATGGAATGTGATTCCCCCGTTTTGAAGAAGAAAAGGCTGGCCCATCCAATGGATATGGATTGTACTGTCAAGGAAGAGCTAACCAATGCACCAGGCATGAATCAGCATTCGCTCTGGAGCCAGTGGCAGCTACTGGATTCCATCCTCCCAACCGGCGGGTTCGCACATTCGTATGGCCTTGAGGCCGCGATGCAATCTCGCATGGTGAACAACCCGGAGGATTTGAGATCATTTGTTGTCCAGGTCTTGGAGAACACCGGCAGCATGTTGCTTCCATTTGTGTACTGTGCTAATAAGTCTCCTGATGCCACGATGTGGGTGAAGCTAGACCAGTTGCTGGAAGCAATGTTGACGAACGAAGTTAGCAGGAAGGCCTCGACATCTCAAGGCTCGGCTCTACTGAGAGTGGCAGCTTCTGTCTTCACCGAGGTTCAGTCGCTGCAGGATCTTCGACAGACGTTCCTTGGTTCCAAGACCGTGTTCTTCCAC is part of the Oryza brachyantha chromosome 2, ObraRS2, whole genome shotgun sequence genome and encodes:
- the LOC102699928 gene encoding urease accessory protein F encodes the protein MECDSPVLKKKRLAHPMDMDCTVKEELTNAPGMNQHSLWSQWQLLDSILPTGGFAHSYGLEAAMQSRMVNNPEDLRSFVVQVLENTGSMLLPFVYCANKSPDATMWVKLDQLLEAMLTNEVSRKASTSQGSALLRVAASVFTEVQSLQDLRQTFLGSKTVFFHHAPIFGLICGLVGFDSETTQRAYMFVTMRDVISAATRLNLIGPLAASVLQHQISIDAERMMQKWKDRGVEEATQTAPLLDALQGCHAYMFSRLFCS